Genomic window (Methanobrevibacter sp.):
GAGACGTGTCGATGAAGTTAAAGGCGTAATCGGCATGATTTCAGAATCTAAATTGCCAGAACCTATTGAGAAGGGGATACTCAGATCAAAACATGAAGTATTCACTTTTAAAGATGGAACAATAAGACACGACTCAACAGATTTGCCGCTTACCCATTTTATTCCAAAAGAAATCGGAGTCAGTGTTGAAAAGCTGTTGGAAATGGGTTATGAAAAAGACTGTTATGGAAATCCGATTGAAAATGAAGAGCAAATTATCGAGCTTAGAGTTCAGGATATTGTTATTTCAGACAACTGCGGAGAATATTTACTGCGCACTGCACAATTCATTGACGACGAGCTTAAAAGATATTATCATATGGATCCGTTTTATAATGTTAAAGAAAAAAGCGATTTAATCGGACATTTAGTAGCAGGACTTGCACCTCACACCTCAGCAGGAGTTCTTGGAAGAATTGTAGGATTTACAAAAGCATTAGGTTGCTATGCCCATCCATACTTCCATTCAGCCAAACGTAGGAACTGTGACAGTGATGAGGATGCAGTAATGTTGTTATTAGATGCATTAATCAACTTTTCAAAATCATATTTACCAAACACTAGAGGAGGAAGTATGGATGCTCCTTTAGTTTTATCTTCAAGAATCGACCCGGAAGAGATAGATGACGAATCTCACAACCTAGATATTTTTGAAAGATTCCCTGTTGAGTTTTATGAAGAAACATATACTCCACACAAACCTGCGGATGTTTTAAAATACATTGACAATGTAGAAATGCATTTAGGAACACCTGAACAGTATGAAGGATTAATGTTTTCCCACCATACATCAAACATCCATGCAGGACCGACAGTTTGTCTTTATAAAAGATTGCCTTCAATGAGAGAGAAAGTTGAAGCTCAGATTGCCCTTGCTGAAAGTATTAGGGCGGTGGACCAAAGAGGAGTAGTGGAAAAAGTATTATCTTCACATTTCTTGCCCGACATTATGGGCAACTCAAGAGCGTTTTCAAAACAGAAAGTAAGATGCACAAAATGTGGTGCCAAATACAGAAGAATGCCCCTTACTGGAAAATGCAGGTGCGGAGGCAATTTGATTCTATCTGTTTCAAAAGGGTCAGTTACCAAATATCTTGAGATATCACAAGAGCTTGTTAATAGATATCCTGTTTCCCATTACCTAAAACAGCGTTTAGAAATCCAGGAATATGGTATTAATTCGTTGTTTGAAAGTGACAAGTCAAAACAGAGCTCTTTAGACATATTTTTCTAAAGAGTTACTTTTCAAATGCTCTTGGAATTTTATTTTTTAATATAAGAAAGATAATAAAATTTAGAATAAAGAATAATATTGTTCGAATAAAGACGAACATTTTATATACAATTAAATCCAATGTATCTATAGAAGTTCGCAATAGTACGAACGATTATTATACATGATTGACAAATATAATAGTACTTACAGAGCATGGCTCCTGTTTATGATTATATTTAATAAAATATGAAAATGGTGTGTTAAATGGAAAAACTTTCAGAATTAGGAAACAACTTAAATGAATCCGTCAAAATCAACGTTGAAAAGAATAACGGAATCAAAGAGAGATTCAGTTATGAAAAATTAGTAAAATCATTAGTAATGGTAGAAACTCCTTTTTTTGAATCCGATAAAATCGTAGCAACCGTCGTATCCCAATTATACGATGGAATTAAAACAAAAGAAATTAAAAAAATTGTTTACGAATGTCTAGAAGATATCGATTCAGAAATTGCAAATAAATATTTGGCAAGTACAAGATTAAAAGTACGTACTTCAAGAGACACAATTGAAGCATTTGACTTGTCAAAAATTGCCAATACCCTAATTGAAGAGACAGGAGCAAGCCAAGAAACAGCTTTTGAAATTGCAACAGAAACCTGGAAAGAACTCAAAAAATTAAACGTGGAATACTTAACTGCCCCAATGATTAGGGAAATTGTTAACACAAAATTAGTAGAATACGGATTAGAAGACTTGAGAAGCCGTTACACCCGTTTAGGTATTCCAGTATACAACATTACCAACTTAATCGAAAATGGTAACAGAGATAACGCAAATATGATTCACAACCCTGAAAGTATTCACAAACATGTAGCAGACGAAGCATTGAAGCAATACGCTCTTTTAAAAATGCTTCCGGCACACTTAGCAGATGCACACATGTCCGGGGACATTCACATTCACGACTTGGAATTCTTTGCAGGAAGACCTCTAAACTGTATGCAACATGATATTAGAACTTTCATCAAATACGGACTTAAAGTGGACGGTACCGGTGACCACACCTCCATTGCAGGAGCGCCAAACCACATGGAAACTTTAATGAACCATACCGGTGAAATTATGCTTGCAGCACAACAAAACATGTCCGGAGGACAAGGAATGTCTCTTTGGAACGTATTTGTAGCACCATTTGCAAGAGGCAGAACCTACGAAGAAATCAAACAATCAGTACAAATGCTTGTTTACAACTTAAATATGGCATACGCTGCAAGAGGATCACAAGTTCCATTTACAAGTATGGCATTAGAATTTGGTGTGCCGGATTTCTTAAAAGAAGAAACCGCATACGGACCGAAAGGTGAAGTAGTTGGAACCTATGCTGACTTTGAAGAAGAAACCAGATTAATTCAAAGAGCATTCACTGAAACTTTACTTGAAGGAGATAATGAAGGAAAACCTCATTTATTCCCAAATACCATTTATACCCTCCGTAAAGAAACAATGACCAGTGAATACGAAGAAGACATCCGATTAGTTCACGAATTATCTGCAAAATATGGTTCCTCCTACTTTGTAAACATGTTCCCTAAATACAGAGGACAAATGGCTAACTACATGGGTTGTAGAACCTGTTTACAGGATACCTGGACTGGTGACTGGGACCAGGATTGTTTAAGAACCGGTAACCTTGCATACGTTACATTAAACTTACCTAGAATTGGATATCAGTCCAAGGATGAAAGTCAAGTATTTGAATACTTAGATGAATACATGGATTTAGCTGTTGAAACATTAATGCTTAGAAGAGAACAAGGATTAAAATGTTTAAATGATTTCCACATTTTACCATTCCTAAAGCAAAAAGTAGCTGAAGACTCATACTACAGAATCCAAAATTCAACTTTATCATTCGGTTTTGTTGGACTTAATGAAATGTTATCCTCCCTATTCGGCGAAGGTATTGAAAACAGTGATTCAAACAAATTTGGTGTAAAATGTATTGACTACATTAATGATAGAGCTAACCAATTGAAAGATGAAACCGGACTCAGATGGTCTGTTCTTCAAACTCCTGCTGAATCTACTGCTTATAGATTCGCTACTCTTGATAAAAAACAATATGGAGACCAAGCTATTATACAAGGTGATGGAAATGCGAATTACTACACCAACTCCTCACATGTGCCTGTAGATACAGGCCTTTCACTTATTGAAAAAATCAAAATCGAAGAACAGTACCACAGCATCACTCCTGGAGGACACATTTTCCATGCATTCATGGGAGAATCTTACTCTGATCCGGATTCATTAATGAGTTTAACTAATAAAATTGCTAAAAAATCAGATATCGGATTCTGGGCTTACAGCTCAGCACTAAGTTTCTGTCTTAAATGTAAAACCTTAATGAAAGGATTGAACAATTCTTGCCCTACCTGTCATGAACAAGAGGACGTGGAATGGTATGACAGAATTACCGGATATGTACAGCAAGTTGGGCGTGCAAAATCTGCATCCGGCGGATGGAATCCGGGTAAACGCCAAGAACTTATTGACAGAAGAAGATTTGAAGATAACTAAACCGTTATCTTCACACACCATTTTTAAAACACCATACCTCCATGACAATTTTAAAGAGCCGATTTTTTGTTTAATGAATAATGTTTTTCTTAAATTGTTGTTTAGTTATAGTAAATACTCTTACTGAAACCAATGAATAACAATGCATCTCACAATCATTTAAAGAACTAAATATAATGTTATATAGTTTAAAATCATAAAAGGCATTATATATTTTCTCTACAGTTTTTAACCGGAGATTCCGCTTATGGATACAGCCCATATAGGCGTTATATTATTATCGGAGTTTTTTTATCAATAACAACAATTTTTTACAATAAACTCAAAAATCTTTTAAAATTTTAAATGTTGAACGTCATGCAACATGAGTTATTATATCCAAACTCCCCATTAATAATAAAATAGCGAGTAAAATAATTAGCCTGCAATGTTTCATGCCGATTCGGCAAGCAATGTCAAGGAAACAAATAGCAGTTATGTTCTTATGTTTCCGGAGAAAATAAAACAATAAAAATGACAATTCAAATCAGTAAAATTTCAAGAAGATTTTCATCAGGGCTGAAAAACTAAAAGTATATTAATAGCATTAAACTAAAATTATAATATTATCATATTACTGAGTGATAATGCTATTATTTTCACATTCTATGTTACTAGTATTTATGGGCAATTTTAATACTAGGCAGCTGATAACATAGATTAATTAATTTAATACCCAGACAGTTAATAAGAGGTAATATAATGCAAAGATCAAGAGGATTAAAAAGTAGATCAAGAAAAAAAATGACTAAAACCCAAAGACCGGGTAGAACAAACCCAATTACTAATAGAATGCAAAGATTCGAAGAAGGAGACTTAGTCCACGTTACCATTAATCCAAGTATCCAAAAAGGACAGCCTGCTCCTAGATTCCATGGTAAAACTGGAAAAATCACTGGTCAAAAAGGTAAAGCTTACATCGTATCCTTAAAAGAAGGAAATAAAGCAAAAGAATTGATTGTAAGACCTGACCACCTAAAATTACAAAAATGATTTCTATGATTGGAAAAGAAATTATTGAAAGTGAACCGATTCATGGTGCCGAAGTAAAAAAAGTTCTTGAAGATTATTCACAAGACAATGAATTAACTTACGAACAGAACATTGCTTTAAATCACATTTCAAGATTTAAAAGATACTCACTTGAAGATTCACAGGAAATCTTTGAAAAGCTTCAAAGTGAATTTGATTTAAGAAGCAAGGTTGCAGCCCACATTGTTGACTTAGCACCAAAAGATTTAGCAGATTTAAGATTAATTTTTGCTAAAGAACCGGTGAAAATTGAAAATGAAACAATGGAAAAAATTCTTGAGTTCTTAGAACAATACAGTCTTGAAGAATAGTTTTTTACTATTCACTCTTTTTTTATTATTTTGACTATTCACCAAAGAAGCATTACAGGTATTTTTCAAAAGTTGCTTTTTGAGTTTTGCCAAAGGCCTTTTTTTATAATTTTATTATTAAAAACAGTTTTTTTAGATATCTTTATTATACTTAAAAAATAAAGTTATTAAATAGTTTACATTATATAGCTAATATAGCTTATAAAAACAATAGTGAGTGATAATGATGGTTGATAATAAAAAAAGAAATGAAAGAAAACCAACTATAAAAAAAGAACAATATGCAGTTGTTCTTGATTATCTAAGTCGTGGATATGTTAAGTCAGATATGTCTAAATTTGGCGGCAAACCTATTGCTCAAGCTATTGGTACAGAACAATTCACTTTACTCGAATTAACTCCTAAAAAAGGTGTCGATTTAGAAATACAAGACACTGTATACATCGGAAAAGGAGAAAGAGATAAAATATCAAGAGTACTTGGGAAATTAGATTTTGAAAGATTAACCGCAACAAGTAGAATCGAATTGGACTATGCGATTCGAGATATTGTTGAAGCAAATGAAGCTAAATATGTTGAATTTTTCAATACAACAGAGTCAGTTAGTACAAGGCTCCATACACTTGAATTGATTCCAGGAATCGGTAAAAAATACATGTGGGACATTATCAATGCTAGAGAAGAAAAACCTTTCGAAAGCTTTAAAGATATAACAGAAAGACTCCCGACATTAACTGATCCTGCAGGGATGATTGCAAATAGAGTTAAACAGGAACTAGATAGGAATGTTAGCAGAAGAGGTAAAAGTAAGTATTATATTTTTACACAAGCCCCAAGAGAACATAAAAATTCAAGATAAGTGATAAATTGAATAATGAACCTTCCCAATCCCTGTCTAAGGTGACTAAAAATATTT
Coding sequences:
- the nrdD gene encoding anaerobic ribonucleoside-triphosphate reductase, which codes for MEKLSELGNNLNESVKINVEKNNGIKERFSYEKLVKSLVMVETPFFESDKIVATVVSQLYDGIKTKEIKKIVYECLEDIDSEIANKYLASTRLKVRTSRDTIEAFDLSKIANTLIEETGASQETAFEIATETWKELKKLNVEYLTAPMIREIVNTKLVEYGLEDLRSRYTRLGIPVYNITNLIENGNRDNANMIHNPESIHKHVADEALKQYALLKMLPAHLADAHMSGDIHIHDLEFFAGRPLNCMQHDIRTFIKYGLKVDGTGDHTSIAGAPNHMETLMNHTGEIMLAAQQNMSGGQGMSLWNVFVAPFARGRTYEEIKQSVQMLVYNLNMAYAARGSQVPFTSMALEFGVPDFLKEETAYGPKGEVVGTYADFEEETRLIQRAFTETLLEGDNEGKPHLFPNTIYTLRKETMTSEYEEDIRLVHELSAKYGSSYFVNMFPKYRGQMANYMGCRTCLQDTWTGDWDQDCLRTGNLAYVTLNLPRIGYQSKDESQVFEYLDEYMDLAVETLMLRREQGLKCLNDFHILPFLKQKVAEDSYYRIQNSTLSFGFVGLNEMLSSLFGEGIENSDSNKFGVKCIDYINDRANQLKDETGLRWSVLQTPAESTAYRFATLDKKQYGDQAIIQGDGNANYYTNSSHVPVDTGLSLIEKIKIEEQYHSITPGGHIFHAFMGESYSDPDSLMSLTNKIAKKSDIGFWAYSSALSFCLKCKTLMKGLNNSCPTCHEQEDVEWYDRITGYVQQVGRAKSASGGWNPGKRQELIDRRRFEDN
- a CDS encoding 50S ribosomal protein L21e codes for the protein MQRSRGLKSRSRKKMTKTQRPGRTNPITNRMQRFEEGDLVHVTINPSIQKGQPAPRFHGKTGKITGQKGKAYIVSLKEGNKAKELIVRPDHLKLQK
- a CDS encoding DUF655 domain-containing protein gives rise to the protein MVDNKKRNERKPTIKKEQYAVVLDYLSRGYVKSDMSKFGGKPIAQAIGTEQFTLLELTPKKGVDLEIQDTVYIGKGERDKISRVLGKLDFERLTATSRIELDYAIRDIVEANEAKYVEFFNTTESVSTRLHTLELIPGIGKKYMWDIINAREEKPFESFKDITERLPTLTDPAGMIANRVKQELDRNVSRRGKSKYYIFTQAPREHKNSR
- a CDS encoding RNA polymerase Rpb4 family protein, producing MISMIGKEIIESEPIHGAEVKKVLEDYSQDNELTYEQNIALNHISRFKRYSLEDSQEIFEKLQSEFDLRSKVAAHIVDLAPKDLADLRLIFAKEPVKIENETMEKILEFLEQYSLEE